Proteins encoded by one window of Antechinus flavipes isolate AdamAnt ecotype Samford, QLD, Australia chromosome 4, AdamAnt_v2, whole genome shotgun sequence:
- the LOC127561869 gene encoding LOW QUALITY PROTEIN: E3 ubiquitin-protein ligase RNF13-like (The sequence of the model RefSeq protein was modified relative to this genomic sequence to represent the inferred CDS: inserted 1 base in 1 codon) yields MGSKNIGILKKIDIPSVFIDEISANSLKDEFTYEKGGHIVLVPEFSLPLEYYRIPFLIIVGVCLILIVIFTITKFVQDRHRARRNRLCKDQLKKLPIHKFKKGEEYDVCAICLDEYEDGDKLRILPCSHAYHCKCVDPWLIKTKKPXPVCKQKVVPSQGDSDSDTDSSQEENEVSEHTLLLRPLVSVKAQSFGALSESHSHQNMTESSDYKEENDNENIDSSDAENEVNQESIVVQLQPNGERDYNIANTV; encoded by the exons ATGGGATCCAAAAACATTGGTATTTTAAAGAAGATTGACATTCCTTCTGTCTTTATTGATGAGATATCAGCTAATTCACTTAAAGATGAATTCACATATGAAAAAGGAGGCCATATTGTTTTGGTTCCAGAGTTTAGCCTTCCTCTAGAATACTACCGAATACCATTCCTCATCATAGTGGGAGTATGTCTCATCTTGATTGTCATCTTCACGATCACAAAATTTGTACAAGACAGacatagagctagaaggaatcgaCTTTGTAAAGATCAACTTAAAAAGCTCCCTATACATAAATTCAAGAAAGGAGAGGAATATGATGTATGTGCCATTTGCCTGGATGAATATGAAGATGGAGACAAACTCAGAATCCTTCCTTGTTCCCATGCATATCACTGCAAGTGTGTGGATCCTTGGCTAATTAAGACCAAAAAAC GACCAGTATGTAAACAGAAAGTTGTTCCTTCACAAGGAGATTCAGACTCTGACACGGATAGTAGTCAAGAAGAGAATGAAGTCTCAGAACACACCCTTTTACTTAGACCTTTAGTGTCGGTTAAAGCCCAGTCATTTGGGGCTTTATCAGAATCTCATTCCCATCAGAATATGACAGAATCTTCAGACTACAAGGAGGAGAATGACAATGAAAATATTGATAGTAGTGATGCTGAAAATGAAGTGAATCAAGAGAGTATAGTTGTTCAACTGCAACCCAATGGTGAAAGGGATTATAATATAGCAAATACGGTTTGA